A window of Apium graveolens cultivar Ventura chromosome 8, ASM990537v1, whole genome shotgun sequence contains these coding sequences:
- the LOC141677008 gene encoding putative phospholipid-transporting ATPase 9 isoform X1 — MSGKEKRIKFSKIYTFKCKRESAKDAHNHIGGPGFSRIVFCNEPASFESTSRGYADNYVKTTKYSPATFVPKSLFEQFRRVANFFFLVTAILSFTPIAPYSAASSILPLAVVIGATMLKEGVEDFRRKQQDDEVNGRKVNVHQGDGSFKQCEWKDLRVGDIVKVQKDEFFPADLLLLSSSYDDAICYVETMNLDGETNLKLKQSPEVTSSLHEDTSYKNFKATVKCEDPNANLYTFVGSMELREEKFPLSPQQLLLRDSKLRNTEFIYGAVVFTGHETKVIQNSTAPPSKRSNIERKMDRIIYFLFGVLFVLASVGSLVFGIVTKDDLHGDRMKRWYLRPDNAEILFDPDRAPYAAMYHFLTAILLYTYLIPISLYVSIEVVKVLQCIFINQDIEMYHEETDKPAHARTSNLNEELGQIHTILSDKTGTLTCNSMEFIKCSIAGTAYGRGVTEVERAMAKRLGSPLIGIKDEKKDMESNNTKPRIKGFNFEDERIMNGNWVHEPHPLIIQGFLRLLAICHTAIPDLDEDTGNVTYEAESPDEAAFVIAALQLGFEFYQRTQTTVSLIELDPESHEKVKREYDVLNMLEFNSTRKRMSVILRYEGKLLLLCKGADSVMFERLGENGREFEKDTREHVTEYADAGLRTLILAYRELTEEEYKEFSERFKVAENSVSADRDTMINEATELVERDLVLIGATAVEDKLQQGVPECIDKLAQAGIKLWVLTGDKMETAINIGFACSLLRQGMKQIIITLETPEIKQIEKEGEKGPIAQASKKSVLQQISEGKDLIASSENEAFALIIDGKSLAYALEDDLKKMFIDLAIACSSVICCRSSPKQKALVTRLVKEETGKTTLAIGDGANDVGMLQEADIGVGISGVEGMQAVMSSDFAIAQFKFLERLLLVHGHWCYRRISSMICYFFYKNITFGFTLFWYEAHASFSGQAAYNDWCMSLYNVFFTSLPVIAMGVFDQDVSAKYCLKFPLLYQEGVQNVLFSWRRIIGWMLNGVCSSVIIFFLCIRALDPQAYMKDGKTAGWDVVGSTIYTCVIWVVNCQMAISITYFTLIQHVFIWGGIVFWYCFLLAYGAMSPSISTTAYKVFTEGLAPSASYWLITLCVVIAALTPYFSYKSIQMRFFPMYHGMIQWIRHDGRSDDHEYCNLVRQRSIRHTTVGIMARSMARTNPLTGSTHRRR; from the exons ATGTCTGGTAAGGAGAAAAGGATAAAGTTTAGCAAGATCTATACATTCAAATGCAAAAGAGAAAGTGCAAAAGATGCTCATAATCACATTGGTGGACCTGGATTTTCAAGAATAGTGTTTTGTAATGAACCTGCTAGCTTTGAGTCTACAAGCAGAGGTTATGCAGATAATTATGTTAAAACTACAAAATATAGTCCTGCAACTTTTGTGCCAAAGTCTTTGTTTGAACAATTTAGGAGGGTAGCCAATTTTTTCTTTCTTGTTACTGCCATCTTGTCATTTACACCAATTGCCCCTTATTCTGCTGCTAGTTCCATTCTGCCTCTGGCTGTTGTGATTGGGGCAACCATGTTAAAAGAAGGTGTTGAAGATTTTCGGCGAAAACAGCAG GATGATGAAGTAAACGGCAGAAAGGTTAATGTACATCAGGGTGATGGATCCTTTAAACAGTGTGAATGGAAAGATCTGAGAGTAGGTGACATAGTTAAGGTGCAGAAGGATGAATTCTTTCCGGCTGACCTTCTTTTGCTTTCATCTAGTTATGATGATGCAATCTGCTATGTTGAGACCATGAACCTTGATGGAGAAACAAATTTGAAGCTAAAACAATCTCCGGAGGTAACTTCATCCCTTCACGAGGACACAAGCTACAAAAACTTTAAGGCCACCGTTAAATGTGAAGATCCTAATGCAAATTTGTACACTTTTGTTGGAAGTATGGAGTTGCGAGAAGAAAAGTTTCCCCTTTCTCCTCAACAGCTTCTCCTTAGAGACTCTAAACTTAGAAACACAGAATTTATATATGGGGCTGTTGTCTTCACTGGCCATGAGACAAAGGTGATTCAAAACTCAACTGCACCCCCTTCGAAGAGAAGCAACATTGAGAGGAAAATGGACAGAATAATTTACTTTCTTTTTGGCGTCTTGTTCGTACTAGCATCTGTTGGATCACTTGTCTTTGGAATTGTAACTAAAGATGACCTCCATGGTGATCGCATGAAAAGGTGGTACCTAAGACCTGATAATGCTGAAATACTTTTTGATCCCGACCGAGCTCCATACGCAGCAATGTATCACTTCCTTACCGCCATATTGCTTTATACTTACTTGATTCCGATATCCTTGTATGTGTCAATAGAAGTTGTCAAAGTTCTTCAGTGCATTTTTATCAATCAAGATATTGAGATGTACCATGAGGAAACTGATAAACCAGCTCACGCCCGCACCTCAAATTTAAACGAGGAACTTGGACAAATTCACACCATACTTTCAGACAAGACTGGAACACTAACTTGCAATTCAATGGAATTCATCAAATGCTCTATCGCAGGAACAGCTTATGGTCGTGGTGTCACGGAAGTTGAAAGGGCTATGGCCAAAAGATTAGGATCACCGCTGATAGGGATtaaggatgagaagaaggataTGGAAAGTAATAATACAAAACCCCGCATCAAAGGCTTCAATTTTGAAGATGAAAGGATCATGAACGGGAACTGGGTTCATGAACCTCATCCACTGATCATACAGGGGTTCTTGCGTTTGTTGGCTATCTGCCACACAGCAATTCCTGATTTGGATGAAGATACTGGGAACGTCACATACGAAGCTGAGTCACCAGATGAAGCAGCATTTGTCATTGCAGCATTACAACTAGGTTTTGAATTTTATCAGAGGACGCAAACTACTGTTTCATTGATTGAGTTGGATCCTGAGTCTCATGAAAAAGTAAAAAG GGAATATGACGTTTTGAACATGTTAGAATTTAACAGTACAAGAAAGAGAATGTCTGTTATTTTGAGATATGAGGGAAAACTTTTGCTGCTCTGCAAAGGTGCTGACAG TGTTATGTTTGAAAGACTTGGAGAAAATGGAAGAGAATTTGAAAAAGATACTAGAGAGCATGTGACTGAGTATGCTGATGCAGGTTTAAGAACATTGATACTTGCTTATCGTGAACTCACTGAAGAAGAATACAAAGAGTTTAGTGAGAGATTCAAAGTGGCAGAGAATTCAGTTAGTGCAGATCGAGACACAATGATTAATGAAGCCACAGAGCTTGTTGAGAGGGACTTGGTCCTTATAGGTGCAACAGCAGTTGAGGACAAACTCCAACAAGGG GTCCCTGAATGTATTGACAAGCTTGCTCAAGCAGGAATAAAGTTGTGGGTTTTGACCGGAGATAAAATGGAGACTGCAATTAATATCGG GTTCGCTTGCAGTTTACTTAGACAAGGAATGAAGCAGATAATAATTACCTTGGAAACACCAGAAATTAAACAAATAGAGAAAGAGGGAGAAAAGGGTCCTATTGCTCAG GCCTCAAAGAAGAGTGTCCTCCAGCAGATAAGTGAAGGGAAGGATCTGATTGCCTCATCAGAAAATGAGGCATTTGCTCTGATCATTGATGGTAAATCACTTGCGTATGCTCTGGAAGATGACCTGAAAAAAATGTTTATAGATCTTGCAATTGCGTGTTCCTCTGTTATTTGTTGTCGTTCATCACCGAAACAGAAGGCGCTG GTTACTAGACTTGTTAAAGAAGAAACTGGGAAGACAACATTGGCAATTGGTGATGGAGCAAACGATGTGGGAATGCTTCAAGAAGCTGATATTGGGGTTGGAATCAGTGGTGTTGAAGGAATGCAG GCGGTTATGTCAAGCGATTTTGCCATAGCGCAGTTTAAATTTTTGGAGCGCTTACTGCTGGTGCATGGGCATTGGTGTTACAGAAGGATCTCATCAATG ATTTGCTACTTTTTCTATAAAAATATTACATTCGGTTTCACTCTCTTCTGGTACGAGGCACATGCCTCATTCTCTGGTCAAGCTGCATACAATGACTGGTGTATGTCCCTTTACAATGTTTTCTTCACGTCACTTCCTGTTATTGCTATGGGAGTTTTTGATCAGGATGTATCAGCCAAATACTGTCTCAAG TTCCCTTTACTGTACCAAGAAGGTGTGCAAAATGTTCTTTTTAGCTGGCGAAGAATAATTGGCTGGATGCTCAATGGGGTTTGCTCTTCTGTTATAATCTTCTTTCTCTGCATAAGAGCACTAGATCCTCAAGCCTACATGAAAGATGGGAAAACTGCGGGATGGGATGTAGTAGGTTCAACAATATATACATGTGTAATCTGGGTAGTTAACTGCCAAATGGCCATTTCAATAACTTACTTTACCTTGATCCAACATGTCTTCATCTGGGGTGGAATTGTTTTCTGGTATTGTTTCCTCCTGGCATACGGAGCCATGTCTCCCAGCATTTCCACAACTGCCTATAAAGTCTTCACTGAAGGCCTTGCTCCATCAGCATCCTACTGGTTGATCACACTCTGTGTCGTGATCGCTGCCCTGACTCCTTACTTCTCGTACAAATCTATTCAGATGCGGTTCTTCCCTATGTACCACGGAATGATACAGTGGATAAGGCATGACGGGCGTTCAGATGACCACGAATACTGCAATCTGGTTAGACAAAGATCAATAAGGCATACCACAGTGGGCATCATGGCGCGATCAATGGCAAGAACTAATCCTTTAACTGGCAGTACTCATAGACGGAGATGA
- the LOC141677008 gene encoding putative phospholipid-transporting ATPase 9 isoform X2, whose protein sequence is MSGKEKRIKFSKIYTFKCKRESAKDAHNHIGGPGFSRIVFCNEPASFESTSRGYADNYVKTTKYSPATFVPKSLFEQFRRVANFFFLVTAILSFTPIAPYSAASSILPLAVVIGATMLKEGVEDFRRKQQDDEVNGRKVNVHQGDGSFKQCEWKDLRVGDIVKVQKDEFFPADLLLLSSSYDDAICYVETMNLDGETNLKLKQSPEVTSSLHEDTSYKNFKATVKCEDPNANLYTFVGSMELREEKFPLSPQQLLLRDSKLRNTEFIYGAVVFTGHETKVIQNSTAPPSKRSNIERKMDRIIYFLFGVLFVLASVGSLVFGIVTKDDLHGDRMKRWYLRPDNAEILFDPDRAPYAAMYHFLTAILLYTYLIPISLYVSIEVVKVLQCIFINQDIEMYHEETDKPAHARTSNLNEELGQIHTILSDKTGTLTCNSMEFIKCSIAGTAYGRGVTEVERAMAKRLGSPLIGIKDEKKDMESNNTKPRIKGFNFEDERIMNGNWVHEPHPLIIQGFLRLLAICHTAIPDLDEDTGNVTYEAESPDEAAFVIAALQLGFEFYQRTQTTVSLIELDPESHEKVKREYDVLNMLEFNSTRKRMSVILRYEGKLLLLCKGADSVMFERLGENGREFEKDTREHVTEYADAGLRTLILAYRELTEEEYKEFSERFKVAENSVSADRDTMINEATELVERDLVLIGATAVEDKLQQGVPECIDKLAQAGIKLWVLTGDKMETAINIGFACSLLRQGMKQIIITLETPEIKQIEKEGEKGPIAQASKKSVLQQISEGKDLIASSENEAFALIIDGKSLAYALEDDLKKMFIDLAIACSSVICCRSSPKQKALVTRLVKEETGKTTLAIGDGANDVGMLQEADIGVGISGVEGMQAVMSSDFAIAQFKFLERLLLVHGHWCYRRISSMICYFFYKNITFGFTLFWYEAHASFSGQAAYNDWCMSLYNVFFTSLPVIAMGVFDQDVSAKYCLKVCKMFFLAGEE, encoded by the exons ATGTCTGGTAAGGAGAAAAGGATAAAGTTTAGCAAGATCTATACATTCAAATGCAAAAGAGAAAGTGCAAAAGATGCTCATAATCACATTGGTGGACCTGGATTTTCAAGAATAGTGTTTTGTAATGAACCTGCTAGCTTTGAGTCTACAAGCAGAGGTTATGCAGATAATTATGTTAAAACTACAAAATATAGTCCTGCAACTTTTGTGCCAAAGTCTTTGTTTGAACAATTTAGGAGGGTAGCCAATTTTTTCTTTCTTGTTACTGCCATCTTGTCATTTACACCAATTGCCCCTTATTCTGCTGCTAGTTCCATTCTGCCTCTGGCTGTTGTGATTGGGGCAACCATGTTAAAAGAAGGTGTTGAAGATTTTCGGCGAAAACAGCAG GATGATGAAGTAAACGGCAGAAAGGTTAATGTACATCAGGGTGATGGATCCTTTAAACAGTGTGAATGGAAAGATCTGAGAGTAGGTGACATAGTTAAGGTGCAGAAGGATGAATTCTTTCCGGCTGACCTTCTTTTGCTTTCATCTAGTTATGATGATGCAATCTGCTATGTTGAGACCATGAACCTTGATGGAGAAACAAATTTGAAGCTAAAACAATCTCCGGAGGTAACTTCATCCCTTCACGAGGACACAAGCTACAAAAACTTTAAGGCCACCGTTAAATGTGAAGATCCTAATGCAAATTTGTACACTTTTGTTGGAAGTATGGAGTTGCGAGAAGAAAAGTTTCCCCTTTCTCCTCAACAGCTTCTCCTTAGAGACTCTAAACTTAGAAACACAGAATTTATATATGGGGCTGTTGTCTTCACTGGCCATGAGACAAAGGTGATTCAAAACTCAACTGCACCCCCTTCGAAGAGAAGCAACATTGAGAGGAAAATGGACAGAATAATTTACTTTCTTTTTGGCGTCTTGTTCGTACTAGCATCTGTTGGATCACTTGTCTTTGGAATTGTAACTAAAGATGACCTCCATGGTGATCGCATGAAAAGGTGGTACCTAAGACCTGATAATGCTGAAATACTTTTTGATCCCGACCGAGCTCCATACGCAGCAATGTATCACTTCCTTACCGCCATATTGCTTTATACTTACTTGATTCCGATATCCTTGTATGTGTCAATAGAAGTTGTCAAAGTTCTTCAGTGCATTTTTATCAATCAAGATATTGAGATGTACCATGAGGAAACTGATAAACCAGCTCACGCCCGCACCTCAAATTTAAACGAGGAACTTGGACAAATTCACACCATACTTTCAGACAAGACTGGAACACTAACTTGCAATTCAATGGAATTCATCAAATGCTCTATCGCAGGAACAGCTTATGGTCGTGGTGTCACGGAAGTTGAAAGGGCTATGGCCAAAAGATTAGGATCACCGCTGATAGGGATtaaggatgagaagaaggataTGGAAAGTAATAATACAAAACCCCGCATCAAAGGCTTCAATTTTGAAGATGAAAGGATCATGAACGGGAACTGGGTTCATGAACCTCATCCACTGATCATACAGGGGTTCTTGCGTTTGTTGGCTATCTGCCACACAGCAATTCCTGATTTGGATGAAGATACTGGGAACGTCACATACGAAGCTGAGTCACCAGATGAAGCAGCATTTGTCATTGCAGCATTACAACTAGGTTTTGAATTTTATCAGAGGACGCAAACTACTGTTTCATTGATTGAGTTGGATCCTGAGTCTCATGAAAAAGTAAAAAG GGAATATGACGTTTTGAACATGTTAGAATTTAACAGTACAAGAAAGAGAATGTCTGTTATTTTGAGATATGAGGGAAAACTTTTGCTGCTCTGCAAAGGTGCTGACAG TGTTATGTTTGAAAGACTTGGAGAAAATGGAAGAGAATTTGAAAAAGATACTAGAGAGCATGTGACTGAGTATGCTGATGCAGGTTTAAGAACATTGATACTTGCTTATCGTGAACTCACTGAAGAAGAATACAAAGAGTTTAGTGAGAGATTCAAAGTGGCAGAGAATTCAGTTAGTGCAGATCGAGACACAATGATTAATGAAGCCACAGAGCTTGTTGAGAGGGACTTGGTCCTTATAGGTGCAACAGCAGTTGAGGACAAACTCCAACAAGGG GTCCCTGAATGTATTGACAAGCTTGCTCAAGCAGGAATAAAGTTGTGGGTTTTGACCGGAGATAAAATGGAGACTGCAATTAATATCGG GTTCGCTTGCAGTTTACTTAGACAAGGAATGAAGCAGATAATAATTACCTTGGAAACACCAGAAATTAAACAAATAGAGAAAGAGGGAGAAAAGGGTCCTATTGCTCAG GCCTCAAAGAAGAGTGTCCTCCAGCAGATAAGTGAAGGGAAGGATCTGATTGCCTCATCAGAAAATGAGGCATTTGCTCTGATCATTGATGGTAAATCACTTGCGTATGCTCTGGAAGATGACCTGAAAAAAATGTTTATAGATCTTGCAATTGCGTGTTCCTCTGTTATTTGTTGTCGTTCATCACCGAAACAGAAGGCGCTG GTTACTAGACTTGTTAAAGAAGAAACTGGGAAGACAACATTGGCAATTGGTGATGGAGCAAACGATGTGGGAATGCTTCAAGAAGCTGATATTGGGGTTGGAATCAGTGGTGTTGAAGGAATGCAG GCGGTTATGTCAAGCGATTTTGCCATAGCGCAGTTTAAATTTTTGGAGCGCTTACTGCTGGTGCATGGGCATTGGTGTTACAGAAGGATCTCATCAATG ATTTGCTACTTTTTCTATAAAAATATTACATTCGGTTTCACTCTCTTCTGGTACGAGGCACATGCCTCATTCTCTGGTCAAGCTGCATACAATGACTGGTGTATGTCCCTTTACAATGTTTTCTTCACGTCACTTCCTGTTATTGCTATGGGAGTTTTTGATCAGGATGTATCAGCCAAATACTGTCTCAAG GTGTGCAAAATGTTCTTTTTAGCTGGCGAAGAATAA
- the LOC141677008 gene encoding putative phospholipid-transporting ATPase 9 isoform X3, protein MSGKEKRIKFSKIYTFKCKRESAKDAHNHIGGPGFSRIVFCNEPASFESTSRGYADNYVKTTKYSPATFVPKSLFEQFRRVANFFFLVTAILSFTPIAPYSAASSILPLAVVIGATMLKEGVEDFRRKQQDDEVNGRKVNVHQGDGSFKQCEWKDLRVGDIVKVQKDEFFPADLLLLSSSYDDAICYVETMNLDGETNLKLKQSPEVTSSLHEDTSYKNFKATVKCEDPNANLYTFVGSMELREEKFPLSPQQLLLRDSKLRNTEFIYGAVVFTGHETKVIQNSTAPPSKRSNIERKMDRIIYFLFGVLFVLASVGSLVFGIVTKDDLHGDRMKRWYLRPDNAEILFDPDRAPYAAMYHFLTAILLYTYLIPISLYVSIEVVKVLQCIFINQDIEMYHEETDKPAHARTSNLNEELGQIHTILSDKTGTLTCNSMEFIKCSIAGTAYGRGVTEVERAMAKRLGSPLIGIKDEKKDMESNNTKPRIKGFNFEDERIMNGNWVHEPHPLIIQGFLRLLAICHTAIPDLDEDTGNVTYEAESPDEAAFVIAALQLGFEFYQRTQTTVSLIELDPESHEKVKREYDVLNMLEFNSTRKRMSVILRYEGKLLLLCKGADSVMFERLGENGREFEKDTREHVTEYADAGLRTLILAYRELTEEEYKEFSERFKVAENSVSADRDTMINEATELVERDLVLIGATAVEDKLQQGVPECIDKLAQAGIKLWVLTGDKMETAINIGFACSLLRQGMKQIIITLETPEIKQIEKEGEKGPIAQASKKSVLQQISEGKDLIASSENEAFALIIDGKSLAYALEDDLKKMFIDLAIACSSVICCRSSPKQKALVTRLVKEETGKTTLAIGDGANDVGMLQEADIGVGISGVEGMQAVMSSDFAIAQFKFLERLLLVHGHWCYRRISSMVHDCV, encoded by the exons ATGTCTGGTAAGGAGAAAAGGATAAAGTTTAGCAAGATCTATACATTCAAATGCAAAAGAGAAAGTGCAAAAGATGCTCATAATCACATTGGTGGACCTGGATTTTCAAGAATAGTGTTTTGTAATGAACCTGCTAGCTTTGAGTCTACAAGCAGAGGTTATGCAGATAATTATGTTAAAACTACAAAATATAGTCCTGCAACTTTTGTGCCAAAGTCTTTGTTTGAACAATTTAGGAGGGTAGCCAATTTTTTCTTTCTTGTTACTGCCATCTTGTCATTTACACCAATTGCCCCTTATTCTGCTGCTAGTTCCATTCTGCCTCTGGCTGTTGTGATTGGGGCAACCATGTTAAAAGAAGGTGTTGAAGATTTTCGGCGAAAACAGCAG GATGATGAAGTAAACGGCAGAAAGGTTAATGTACATCAGGGTGATGGATCCTTTAAACAGTGTGAATGGAAAGATCTGAGAGTAGGTGACATAGTTAAGGTGCAGAAGGATGAATTCTTTCCGGCTGACCTTCTTTTGCTTTCATCTAGTTATGATGATGCAATCTGCTATGTTGAGACCATGAACCTTGATGGAGAAACAAATTTGAAGCTAAAACAATCTCCGGAGGTAACTTCATCCCTTCACGAGGACACAAGCTACAAAAACTTTAAGGCCACCGTTAAATGTGAAGATCCTAATGCAAATTTGTACACTTTTGTTGGAAGTATGGAGTTGCGAGAAGAAAAGTTTCCCCTTTCTCCTCAACAGCTTCTCCTTAGAGACTCTAAACTTAGAAACACAGAATTTATATATGGGGCTGTTGTCTTCACTGGCCATGAGACAAAGGTGATTCAAAACTCAACTGCACCCCCTTCGAAGAGAAGCAACATTGAGAGGAAAATGGACAGAATAATTTACTTTCTTTTTGGCGTCTTGTTCGTACTAGCATCTGTTGGATCACTTGTCTTTGGAATTGTAACTAAAGATGACCTCCATGGTGATCGCATGAAAAGGTGGTACCTAAGACCTGATAATGCTGAAATACTTTTTGATCCCGACCGAGCTCCATACGCAGCAATGTATCACTTCCTTACCGCCATATTGCTTTATACTTACTTGATTCCGATATCCTTGTATGTGTCAATAGAAGTTGTCAAAGTTCTTCAGTGCATTTTTATCAATCAAGATATTGAGATGTACCATGAGGAAACTGATAAACCAGCTCACGCCCGCACCTCAAATTTAAACGAGGAACTTGGACAAATTCACACCATACTTTCAGACAAGACTGGAACACTAACTTGCAATTCAATGGAATTCATCAAATGCTCTATCGCAGGAACAGCTTATGGTCGTGGTGTCACGGAAGTTGAAAGGGCTATGGCCAAAAGATTAGGATCACCGCTGATAGGGATtaaggatgagaagaaggataTGGAAAGTAATAATACAAAACCCCGCATCAAAGGCTTCAATTTTGAAGATGAAAGGATCATGAACGGGAACTGGGTTCATGAACCTCATCCACTGATCATACAGGGGTTCTTGCGTTTGTTGGCTATCTGCCACACAGCAATTCCTGATTTGGATGAAGATACTGGGAACGTCACATACGAAGCTGAGTCACCAGATGAAGCAGCATTTGTCATTGCAGCATTACAACTAGGTTTTGAATTTTATCAGAGGACGCAAACTACTGTTTCATTGATTGAGTTGGATCCTGAGTCTCATGAAAAAGTAAAAAG GGAATATGACGTTTTGAACATGTTAGAATTTAACAGTACAAGAAAGAGAATGTCTGTTATTTTGAGATATGAGGGAAAACTTTTGCTGCTCTGCAAAGGTGCTGACAG TGTTATGTTTGAAAGACTTGGAGAAAATGGAAGAGAATTTGAAAAAGATACTAGAGAGCATGTGACTGAGTATGCTGATGCAGGTTTAAGAACATTGATACTTGCTTATCGTGAACTCACTGAAGAAGAATACAAAGAGTTTAGTGAGAGATTCAAAGTGGCAGAGAATTCAGTTAGTGCAGATCGAGACACAATGATTAATGAAGCCACAGAGCTTGTTGAGAGGGACTTGGTCCTTATAGGTGCAACAGCAGTTGAGGACAAACTCCAACAAGGG GTCCCTGAATGTATTGACAAGCTTGCTCAAGCAGGAATAAAGTTGTGGGTTTTGACCGGAGATAAAATGGAGACTGCAATTAATATCGG GTTCGCTTGCAGTTTACTTAGACAAGGAATGAAGCAGATAATAATTACCTTGGAAACACCAGAAATTAAACAAATAGAGAAAGAGGGAGAAAAGGGTCCTATTGCTCAG GCCTCAAAGAAGAGTGTCCTCCAGCAGATAAGTGAAGGGAAGGATCTGATTGCCTCATCAGAAAATGAGGCATTTGCTCTGATCATTGATGGTAAATCACTTGCGTATGCTCTGGAAGATGACCTGAAAAAAATGTTTATAGATCTTGCAATTGCGTGTTCCTCTGTTATTTGTTGTCGTTCATCACCGAAACAGAAGGCGCTG GTTACTAGACTTGTTAAAGAAGAAACTGGGAAGACAACATTGGCAATTGGTGATGGAGCAAACGATGTGGGAATGCTTCAAGAAGCTGATATTGGGGTTGGAATCAGTGGTGTTGAAGGAATGCAG GCGGTTATGTCAAGCGATTTTGCCATAGCGCAGTTTAAATTTTTGGAGCGCTTACTGCTGGTGCATGGGCATTGGTGTTACAGAAGGATCTCATCAATG GTGCATGACTGTGTTTGA
- the LOC141677880 gene encoding uncharacterized protein LOC141677880, with translation MEDLNMIAADCVVISCCCQCLVLQIVVFILLKLPYKLLRKTKQYVKKKLRNQKKEENAIARELSRYSTDGVIKRDSGSFRILFQGISSEECCFGCMKEIENALEDMSGKGEFAFGSFWRGEDLEDSFPTFLVKNLECHDLQYNVVDSLAY, from the coding sequence ATGGAAGACTTGAACATGATAGCTGCAGACTGTGTTGTTATCTCCTGTTGCTGCCAGTGTCTGGTTTTACAGATCGTAGTCTTCATCTTGCTCAAACTTCCTTACAAATTACTTCGAAAAACCAAACAGTATGTCAAGAAAAAGTTAAGGAACCAGAAGAAAGAAGAGAACGCGATCGCAAGGGAGTTGAGTAGATATAGTACTGATGGAGTCATAAAACGTGACTCCGGGTCTTTCAGGATTCTATTCCAAGGAATTTCGTCGGAGGAATGCTGTTTCGGGTGTATGAAGGAAATCGAGAATGCGTTGGAGGATATGTCTGGGAAGGGTGAGTTTGCATTCGGAAGCTTTTGGAGAGGGGAAGATTTGGAAGATAGCTTCCCAACTTTTCTTGTAAAAAATCTTGAATGCCATGATTTGCAATACAATGTGGTTGATAGCTTAGCATACTAG
- the LOC141677879 gene encoding uncharacterized protein LOC141677879: MALNQSSPSSLYSPSQFNLSTTPPRFQRSFLKLPFLFNDHPNLVMGRAQISKSGPDNVVSDPNIDGFGPKKALQCDEDDGCLSSSAIDFLTLCHSLKTTKRKGWINHGIKGPESIADHMYRMALMALIAGDNSGVNRERCIKLALVHDIAEAIVGDITPSDGVPKVEKSRMEQAALNEMCKVLGGGMRADEIQELWAEYENNSSIEANLVKDFDKVEMILQALEYETEHGMVLDEFFLSTAGKFQTDIGKSWAAEIISRRKSS; encoded by the exons ATGGCTTTGAACCAATCTTCACCGTCTTCTCTCTACTCTCCTTCACAATTTAACCTTTCTACAACCCCACCTCGATTTCAACGCTCCTTTTTAAAGCTTCCATTTTTATTCAATGATCATCCAAATCTTGTGATGGGTCGGGCCCAAATTTCCAAATCAGGCCCTGATAATGTTGTTTCTGACCCAAATATTGATGGGTTTGGGCCCAAAAAGGCTTTGCAATGTGATGAGGATGATGGGTGTTTGTCTTCTTCTGCTATTGATTTTCTCACTTTGTGTCACAGCCTTAAG ACTACTAAACGAAAAGGATGGATCAATCACGGGATTAAGGGTCCTGAATCCATTGCTGATCATATGTATCGCATGGCGTTGATGGCATTGATTGCTGGAGATAACTCTGGTGTCAATAGAGAGAG GTGTATCAAGCTAGCACTTGTGCATGATATTGCAGAAG CCATTGTCGGAGATATTACACCTTCTGATGGTGTGCCTAAAGTAGAAAAGAGTAGAATGGAACAGGCAGCCTTAAATGAAATGTGCAAAGTTCTTGGTGGAGGGATGAGGG CTGATGAGATCCAAGAGCTGTGGGCAGAATATGAAAACAATTCTTCCATAGAGGCTAATCTAGTGAAAGATTTTGACAAA GTTGAAATGATTCTGCAAGCATTGGAATATGAAACTG AACATGGGATGGTGTTGGATGAGTTTTTCCTTTCAACAGCCG GGAAATTTCAAACTGATATTGGAAAGAGCTGGGCAGCTGAAATAATTTCAAGAAGAAAATCAAGTTAG